The sequence TTTATTTGGAGTCACGCTTTTATCAGCTGAAATAGCCCTGCTATTCTTATTAACGCTTCCTCTAACATTCATTTATCTTATTAGTGCACAACGCCTATTTGATATTGATTTTGTTATAGGAAGAGTGCGTTATTATGCATACGTATCCATTATTCCTACAGTATTGTTGTTATTAATAATTATGATTGTTGTAGATTATGACTGGCATATTAAGCATGTATTTCAGCTATTCTTTAGCATTATAAATGTACTTATTGTGTTCTTGTATATAAAAGAAATATTTGATTTTCGAATCCAAAGAAATCTATTCGCTGAAAAAAACAACTACCACCAAAGTTTGCAACGATTTGTTCAGGAAATGAAGAAGGAAACAAATGCTATTGATTTATTTAAACGATTGAAACGTGAGTTAATAGATGTGATTGGGGTCGAGAATATATTTATATATTCTAAAAATACAATTTCTAATTATTATTGTGTGTATTATCCTATTGATGGAGATTTAATGGCAGAATGTGAGCAAAGGGTAAGGGAAACAAATGCTGAAGCGGGCACACTAGTAAATCTGAAAGTGCATGAGGGGTATGTATTAATTATAGGACATACCATTAGCAAGATAACCTATTTATATTGTTCAGAGAAACCAAATAAAACAGTATTGAACATTGATGAAAAGGCTTATTTACAAACCATGGCCTATAACACTCATATTGCGTTAGAGAATCTTTTACTAATTGAGGATTTGTTTCAAGAGCTTCAACATATGAAGAATGACGACCAGCAGAAATATCCTTCATGGCTTTCGAGGCTATTGTTTTCCTTATCAGATAATCAAAGGAAGCAAATAGCAGTTGACTTACACGACTCTGTTTTACAGGAACAACTGTATATATATAGACAAATGGATGACTTTATTAATCGGTATCATGATCAATTGCTTCCTGAGGTGTTGGATAAGTTAATCTTATTTAAGGAGCAAATGTTAGATAACATCCATTTGATTCGAGAGACTTGTAACGAACTTAGGCCACCTTTTTTAGAAGAGTTAGGTCTTGTGGCATCGTTAGGTAATTTAATCAATCAGTATCAACTCAGATCTAACTTTACGGTCCAATTTGATAGTAGTAAGTTTCAAGCAGAACTAGACAATGAATATATTTTAGGTATCTACCGTATCGTTCAAGAGCTATTAACAAATGCAATGAAACATTCTAAAGCAGATAAAGTCCTGTTAATTTTGAAGAATAACGAAGAAAATGTAGAACTCCAATATATGGATAATGGAGTCGGGATGGATATGGATAATAAAGTTGAAACATTCTCCCATATGGGACTTTCTGGAATTGAACAGAGAGTAAATGGTCTTAATGGTCAATTCCAGGTAGAAACCAAGCCTAATGAGGGTTTTAGGTTAACAATCATTTTCTATAAAGCGACTATGAATGATGGAAGGGGATCTATATGATTCGAATCTTAATAGTAGATGATCACCCTGCTGTTGGTACAGGGACCAAGACTTTGCTAGAACAAGAAGATGATATGGAAGTAGACGTCATATCTGATAGTTTACAAACTGAAAACCAATTAAACGAAAAAACATATGATGTATTGTTATTAGATTTATATATGCCAGGATTAAATGGTATTGAATTGTCCAAGCAAATCAAAACAGCATATCCAGATATGAAGGTTTTGATTTATACAGGTTTTGACTTAAGTACACATTTTAATCTACTGGTCGAATCCAATATCTCTGGTTTTGTTAGTAAAACTGCCTCAAAGGAACAGCTCGTCACAGCGATACACTGTGCTTTAAGAGAAGAAGTGGTGGTTCCATTACACTTGTTTAAACAATTGCGTCGTGCGGAAGCAAAAGTGAATGATACCAATTCAGAAGGAGATGAGAAAGTTCTTGCAATTTCTCTTAACGAGAAGGAGCATAATATTTTAAATGAGGTATCAAAAGGGTACACCAATAAGCATATAGCTCAAAACCTTCATATGTCTCAGCGAAGTGTAGAATATACATTAACCGGTATTTTTAACAAACTGGAAGTCCGTTCAAGAACGGAAGCTTTAATGAAAGCCAAGGAGCTTGGATTGATTTCAGAAATATAAAATTTGGATACCTTTATTTGGAACGGCTGCGCTTACACCTTCATAAGATATAAAGACTAAATAACTACCCTCGTTCATGCAGCTCTATGTCAGCAAGGAGGGGTTAATGCTTGAAGGAGAAAGACTATAAGCCGAAGCAACTACTGACGAAACGGGAAAAAGAAGTCTTTGAATTGCTAGTGCAAGACAAGACAACGAAAGATATTGCCCAGGAACTTTTTATTTCAGAAAAGACTGTGCGAAATCATATTTCAAACGCTATGCAAAAGCTGGGCGTTAAGGGGCGTTCTCAGGCTGTTGTTGAGCTCCTTCGCATGGGGGAACTCAAGCTATAGTGGAGGGCCGACTTTCTACGGGAAGTCGGTTTTTATTTCAATTTCAGAAAGTTTAAACCTTCTGATGGAACAAATGATTACTGCAATTAAAATTATATACGTAATGGGTATATCACTAGTCATGATTGAGCTTTTCTTAACCACCTTAAGAAAGTGTGAGCGTTTACTCGATAAAGATTACCGACTTAAACAACAGTATGTTCTTGCAATTTTCAGTAAAAACCGTAACAATTAATTTATTGAGTGATTTTTTGAGGAGGAAAGCCTTTTGAATCAGAGTACAGTCACAGAAGATAAAATTGCCGATATAGAAAAAAAATTACGGCATATATCAGGAATTATTAAGCAAAAAGGAAGGGAAATCTTAAATCACTATCCTATAACACCTCCACAATTTGTAGCATTACAATGGTTACTGGAATCAGGTGATATG is a genomic window of Pontibacillus yanchengensis containing:
- a CDS encoding response regulator transcription factor → MIRILIVDDHPAVGTGTKTLLEQEDDMEVDVISDSLQTENQLNEKTYDVLLLDLYMPGLNGIELSKQIKTAYPDMKVLIYTGFDLSTHFNLLVESNISGFVSKTASKEQLVTAIHCALREEVVVPLHLFKQLRRAEAKVNDTNSEGDEKVLAISLNEKEHNILNEVSKGYTNKHIAQNLHMSQRSVEYTLTGIFNKLEVRSRTEALMKAKELGLISEI
- a CDS encoding sensor histidine kinase — its product is MKKTNTFIQKNKIYFIPIIFLLLSIYLITVILKYPYIGVTVDENPNNQWVVSDIAPHSWADKNNIKEGTVVELIDGVNPGEYSTVQLFETVEKASTITMHLNESTTFTQIEEEVSLDQWLFYIIFPSVFMVIMLLLSVFILIHKKHSQAGQKLILFFLALGLAYLAGSGTARGEYISSLINTFMFLSTPALLLQFIDHYFKELNKTWFSSRIYQFMIVMVIVITVIEAIFFFIHVYPNWYASFISVTFVLFALLAFSVIFKGFFIYKESEYAPILQYLIFGLVSSFVPFTFFSLIPQYLFGVTLLSAEIALLFLLTLPLTFIYLISAQRLFDIDFVIGRVRYYAYVSIIPTVLLLLIIMIVVDYDWHIKHVFQLFFSIINVLIVFLYIKEIFDFRIQRNLFAEKNNYHQSLQRFVQEMKKETNAIDLFKRLKRELIDVIGVENIFIYSKNTISNYYCVYYPIDGDLMAECEQRVRETNAEAGTLVNLKVHEGYVLIIGHTISKITYLYCSEKPNKTVLNIDEKAYLQTMAYNTHIALENLLLIEDLFQELQHMKNDDQQKYPSWLSRLLFSLSDNQRKQIAVDLHDSVLQEQLYIYRQMDDFINRYHDQLLPEVLDKLILFKEQMLDNIHLIRETCNELRPPFLEELGLVASLGNLINQYQLRSNFTVQFDSSKFQAELDNEYILGIYRIVQELLTNAMKHSKADKVLLILKNNEENVELQYMDNGVGMDMDNKVETFSHMGLSGIEQRVNGLNGQFQVETKPNEGFRLTIIFYKATMNDGRGSI
- a CDS encoding helix-turn-helix domain-containing protein; its protein translation is MKEKDYKPKQLLTKREKEVFELLVQDKTTKDIAQELFISEKTVRNHISNAMQKLGVKGRSQAVVELLRMGELKL